In Komagataeibacter sucrofermentans DSM 15973, the genomic window GTTCTGCCAGGGGGCGATCGTGGGGGGCGTGATACAGGGCGTATCCACCACCGAGGGCTCTTTTTCCGGTGGCCCGATAGACTGGCTGACCCCGTTCAGCGTGCTGTGCGGCGTATCCGTGGTGCTGGGTTATGCGCTGCTTGGGGCATGCTGGCTGATCTGGCGCACGGAAGGCGCATTGCAGCAGCATTGCCGCGTGTGGGCATTGCCGCTTGCGCTGACGCTACTGGCCTGCATCGTGGCCGTAAGCATATGGACCACGCAGTTGCACGCCCCTTACCTGCGGCGCTGGATTGCGTGGCCCAATATCATGATCGTGGCGCCGGTGCCCATTCTGGTTGGCGTGCTGACAGTCATTTTCATGTGGGGATTGCGCAACAGGCACCACATCACGCCATTCCTGTGCACGCTGGGGCTGTTCTTCCTGTCATTTTCCGGGCTGGGCATTACGGTATGGCCCCATGCCGTGCCGCCGGGGCTGACATTGTGGGATGTATCCTCTCCCCCCTCCAGCCAGGCGTTTGAACTGGTGGGAACGGCCATCCTGCTGCCTGTCATCCTTGCCTACACGGTTTATTCCTACCGGGTGTTCCGTGGCAAGGTCACGGCAGCCGACAGCTATCACTGAGGCAGGCCCCATGCGCGATTTCCCCTCACCCGCAAAAAAGCTGACCACGCCCGGCCCGCTTGGCAGGCTGGGGTGGTTCGCCCTGATCTGGGCTGCCAGCACGGCTGTTGTCATGCTGGTGGCCGAGGGGCTGCACGCGATGATCCCGCGTTGAAAGGATGGGGCATGGCCTCATTGGTCCGTCATTCCCTTCATGCGGAACATGCCATGTCTTGCGCTATATCGCGAATGGCCACTTATCTGGGAACTGACAGATAAAAGTCACGCATGATGACCATGAGGAGGTGTCCGGGTCGTTATCGGCAAAACCGCCTCCGCCCATGTTTCCGCCTTCCATGCCACCTGCACGGCCGCCTTTTGTTTTTGAGAGCGTGTCGTCAGTTGATGCTGCGTGGCCAGCCCCCTGCACCGCCGTCTGCTTGTCGAAGCCGTTCTGTATCTTTCTGGAAGAAGAGGGACTGCCCTTTCACTGACGTGCGGCCCAGGAGCGGCATCCTGGCGTGAAATGGTATCGTTCCGGGGGTTCGCAATGCAGGCATTGTGTGGCATAGGCATATAATGCAAATGCGTCGCATTAATGAACCTGCCCCTCGCGCAAGACCCCCCGTGGCACCGGACCGGCTCGCGCGCACCGCACGGCTTAACCGCAACAGGATCGCCTGCGCCGTGCTCGCCTGCCTGCTGGCCTATGGGGTTGCCCGCCTGCTGGTGGCGGGTATTGCCGCAGGTACTGCCGGACCCGACCGCATCCATCTGGGTCAGATGATCGCGCTTTTTGGCCTGCCGGTCATGGTGGTGGTGGGCTTTGGCGCATGGCGACGGCACGCGGGGTTGCTGATGGTAGGGGCCTGTGGCTGCCTTGCCGCGGGCCTGAAGCTGTTTGCAACCTGATGCGCGAAACCCTGCGTACCCGCCTGGGCTGGCTGCATGGCTGGCTTGGCTATGGGGCCGGGCTGGTGCTGGCCTGCATCTTCGCCACCGGCAGCGTGGCGATGTTCAATATGGAAATCACGCGCTGGATGCAGCCAGAAGTGCAACTGGCCACCCCTGTGCCCCCCACCGCCCTGGCGCTTGATGCGGCAGCACACCTGATCGCGGCCGAGCAGGCCCGTGGCGTATCAGCCTTTATCGCCCTGCCCTCGGCCCGCTCGCCCACGCTGGATGTGCTGCATTACAATGGCCATGAATTTGTTGGCGCGCGGCTCGACCCGGCCACAGGCGCGGTCATACCGGCGCGGATAACGGCAGGGGGTGGGCTGTTCTACAATTTTCACCATACCCTGTTTCTTGGCGCACGAGTGGGCACGGTTATTGTCAATATTGTTGGAATGGTCCTTCTGGTTGCCATTGTGTCCGGTGTTGTCATTCATATTCACGCGCTGGTGCCCGATATCATCCTGCTGCGCCTGTCCGCGGCCCGGCTGCGGGCCTGGCTTGATGCGCATCTGCTGGCGGGTGTGCTGTTCCTGCCCTTCATGGTCATGATGGCCTATACGGGCGTGCTGGTTAAGGCAGACATGATCGTGCCCGCAGCACCACGCCCCGCGCCGCCGGTGCAGGCGAATGCACCACTCCCTGCCCCAGTGCCGGACATGACGCGGTTGCCGCTGGCACCCCTGCTGGCCCGGGCGCGCGCCAGCCTGCCGGGGCAGGAGCCGGGTTTCATCCTTTTTGCCCCTCAGCGCGTATCCATCTTTGCAGGCGATGCCAGCAGCGCGTTCCTGACCCGCGACCATGCCGATTTCAGCCTGCCCGAGGGCCACCCCCTCCCGGTCAGCACGACTGCCAGCCCCATCGCCCGCACCATGCAACTCATGCACGGGTTGCATTATGCGCGCTTTGCCCCACCGGGTTTGCGGTGGCTGTATTTTATATCCGGCCTGTGCGGCACTGCCGTCATGGCCAGCGGGCTGGTCCTGTTTGTAATGAAGCGCCGCCGCCATGCGGGCCATAGAGGCGCACACCGGCTGGCCGATGGGCTGAACGTAACCGTCATGGCAGGGCTACCCGCCGCCATGCTGGGTTTTTTAGAGGGCAATCGGCTCGTTCCCGCCACCCTGACCGGGCGTGAAGACTGGGAAACCGGCATTTTCTTTACGGTATGGGCGCTGTGTGCGGTGCATGCGCTCTTTCAGGCCCTGCGCGGGCAGGCACACCGGGCATGGCGGGCGCAGCTTGGCTTGGTCGGGCTGCTTGGTGCGAGCCTGCCAGTGCTGGACCTGCTCTGCTGCCCTGCCGCGTTCCGTGCGCTGCCGGGGCTGCACATGGCGGTGGATGGCATGGGGGTTGCTGCCGCAACCGTGGCGCTTTACGCCCGCTACAGGCTTGGGCAGCAGGGCGCATGACCTGCCTGTTCCTTCTCGCGCTGTGGGTGGCAGCCTTTATGTGCCATGCCGCCCTGTGGCCCACGCGCTACGGGCTGCCCGCGTTTCACCCCACCGGCCAGCGCCGCGCCCGCATGATGCGGCTGCTGCTGCCCCTTCTTGCGCTGGGGCTGGCCGTGGGCGTGCAGGGTTTTGTCGTGGGGCTGCTTTCATGGTGCGCCGCCCTGTCGCTTGGTGGTCTTCTGGCGGCCAGCCTTCTTGCCCTGAAAGGCAGGCAGGCTGACCGCCTGTAAACAGCAGATGTTCGGGTTGAAGCTTCAGCCGGTTTTACCAGCCGCCCCAACCCCACCCGCCGACATAACCACCATAAGGATAGTAATAGCCGGGATAACCATACCCGTACCCATATCCATCATACGGGTAGGGCGGCGGTCCGTACCAGCCGGGGCCACGATCCCAACCGCCCCCCCAGCCGCCGCGATCCCAGCCACCACCACGTGGGCCACCGCCCGGACCGCCCGGACCACCCGGACCGCCATGCGGGCCACCGTGAAAACCACCGCCACCGGGACCACCAAAACCCGGACCACCGCCATGGCCGCCCGGCCCACCGCCAAATCCGCCACCGCCTGGGCCACCGTGAAAACCACCGCCACCGGGACCACCAAAACCCGGACCGCCGCCGTGGCCGCCCGGCCCACCGCCAAATCCGCCACCGCCGGGGCCACCGGGGCCACCGGGGCCATGCTGGGCATGTGCGATGGATGGGCCTGCTACGGGCGCCAGCGCAAGCGCCATCGCAACAAAGGCCACGGTCCATGATTTTGTACGCGTCATCATACCTTACTCCTTATGTTGCCATCGTGCTGGCCCGGCACGACAAAACAATGGCGGATTGTCACAGTAATGTATCATTAGCCCGCCAGAGGCCAGGTGCAGGCATGCGGCCCATGCATGATCCGCTCCGTCTTACGATCATCTGCCACGCGTAACCCTTGCACACTCCCCCCTGAACACAAAGGCGGGGTGGAACTGCACCTTTGGGGCATCGTACCCGGTGGGTGCGCACCTCGCTGCCGGACCTGCGACATAATTAACGTTTTCAATAGTAAAATTATTTGATCCGCCTGCCCATGCTGGCGAGATCCATGAAAAAATGATTCAAAAACGGAACAAATGAACGCAATTATCATTTGTTCGTTAAGAAGGATGCAGCCTAAGGCAGTGAAGGTAGCCATCCGGCCACACAGCCATCATGCACTTTTACAATACCTCTTATGGCCTGGACTATTCCGGCCCGGCAGGTCAGCCTTCCCCTGTTTACGGCTGCCAGACTTGTGTGTGCCAGTCATATGGCGCGGGCGCAGGGGTGGCATGGTTGCAGGGGTGAGTGTGGCTATTATGCACACCGGGCATCATAAATAACGTAATAACACGGTAAAACCATATTTACCCGTTGACCGGGTTATTTTTGGCGAATTATACACACATACATGTTGTGGAATTAATATAGCACGACAGGAAACAGGACTCTGCACCAGCCCCGCAACCGGGCTTCAGTCTAGGAAAGACGCAGGATGAACACGCTCCACAAGCCGGCACGGCTCTCGAAAATTGTCCTTCTGACCGGTGTGGTATCCGTGTCCTGCTCTCCTGTCGCCGCCTGGGCCGACCCGGTGGTCGAACGTATCACCACCACCAAGGACGTGGGCGATGTCTCGCCCGCCTTCCGCACATCCACGCCGCGCCACAGCACCACGCGTGTTGCGATTGTAACGGGGGCCGACCTGCTCAAGACCGGGCAGACAAACGTGATCGCGGCACTCCAGCAGTCCTCGCCCGAAATCAACGCCCCTCCGGGCGGCGGCGGCGGCGGTTATTCCACCACCCCCACCCAGACCGTCATCCTGCGTAACCTCAACGCGGATGAAACGCTCGTGCTCGTCAATGGCGTGCGCCGCCATGCCAGCGCCATCGGCAACTGGAACTATGGCCCGGCCCAGGGCACGGAACCGGCTGACCTGAGCCTGATCCCGCTCAGCGCGATCGACCATGTGGAAATCGTGACCGAAGGCGCCACCGCGCTGTACGGGCAGGACGCCATTGGCGGCGCGATCAACATCGTGCTCAAGGCGGGCAACCGCAATGGTGGCACCGCCAACATCCAGAACAGCGGCTACTACAGGGGCGATGGCCAGGGCATTACCGCCTATGGCGACCTTGAGCGCCAGCTCGGCAGCAAGGGTGGCGGCATGGACCTGGCATGGCAGGTGCAGAACCAGCTGCCCACCCACCGCGATGGCATCCACCCCACGCTAGGCGATGTAAACCGCATTGAAGGCATCAGCCGTTCGCTGTCCGAACTGTTCAGCTTCAACGCGCACATGCCCATCAGCCGCTCGGTCGAGGCCTATGGCACCGCCACCCTCGCCCATCGCAGCACCGACCGCATCGGCTTCATCCGCGGGCCGACGAACATCAACAACGTGCCCTCGCTCCACCCCAACGGGTTCGAGCCGATCGAAACGTTCGATGAAATGGATTTTCAGGTCAATGGCGGCCTGCGCGGCACCATGCCCGCAGGCGTTGCGTGGAACACCTATGCCTCGTTCGGGCGCGAACAGGTCAATGAAGGCGTGTATGACGACAACAACCCCACCTTTGGCGCGCTGAGCCAGACCAGCTTCAACCAGGGCAAGATCGTCAATGCCGAGCTGATTGGTGGCGCCAAGTTTTCCAAGCGCTTCACGAGCCGGGCGCTGCCCAAGCCCGCCGTGCTCGACTGGGGGCTGGAATACCGGCACGATACCTACCAGATCGGCGCGGGCGACTATCAGTCCTGGGCCACGGGGCCGGAATATACCGGCAGCAACTCGCCCGGCGCCACCGGCTATAACGGCTTTCAGCCCAGCAACGCGGGCAACTGGTCGCGTGATATCTTCGATGGCCACGTGGGGCTGGACATTTTCGTCACCCGCAAGTGGGAATGGACGATCGGCGGCCATGTGGTGAACTATTCCGACACCACCACCGCGCCAACCGGCTCGATCGGCACGCGCTACAACTTTACCAAGAACTTCTCGATCCACGCCAACGTCAATACCGGCTACCGGCCGCCCACGCTGGGCGCGATCCATTACGATGCCACAACGTCCGGCCCGGGCTATACCACCGTCAACCTTTCCCAGGTCAATGAAGTCGCACGCCTGCTCGGCGCGCATAACCCCAAGGGCGAATACTCGCGCAGCTACAGCATCGGGCTGGACTGGAAGCCCGTGCGCGACCTGCAGCTTTCGCTTGATGGCTACCGTATCGACATCAATGACCGCATCGAGAGCACCAGCGCCTTTTCCGGCCCGGTCATGGCCAGTTACCTCGCGGCTCATGGCGTTGGCGACA contains:
- the cydB gene encoding cytochrome d ubiquinol oxidase subunit II, giving the protein MDGAAYWLPVIWGVILAAAIMIYIVLDGFDLGIGILFAFERRRDSRDIMVNTIAPVWDGNETWMVFGGAVLYGVFPGAYSTLLPALYLPVVTMLLALIFRGVAFEFRVLTRIGAGSRSTFWDFGFMAGSVIVAFCQGAIVGGVIQGVSTTEGSFSGGPIDWLTPFSVLCGVSVVLGYALLGACWLIWRTEGALQQHCRVWALPLALTLLACIVAVSIWTTQLHAPYLRRWIAWPNIMIVAPVPILVGVLTVIFMWGLRNRHHITPFLCTLGLFFLSFSGLGITVWPHAVPPGLTLWDVSSPPSSQAFELVGTAILLPVILAYTVYSYRVFRGKVTAADSYH
- a CDS encoding DUF2474 domain-containing protein encodes the protein MRDFPSPAKKLTTPGPLGRLGWFALIWAASTAVVMLVAEGLHAMIPR
- a CDS encoding TonB-dependent siderophore receptor; this translates as MNTLHKPARLSKIVLLTGVVSVSCSPVAAWADPVVERITTTKDVGDVSPAFRTSTPRHSTTRVAIVTGADLLKTGQTNVIAALQQSSPEINAPPGGGGGGYSTTPTQTVILRNLNADETLVLVNGVRRHASAIGNWNYGPAQGTEPADLSLIPLSAIDHVEIVTEGATALYGQDAIGGAINIVLKAGNRNGGTANIQNSGYYRGDGQGITAYGDLERQLGSKGGGMDLAWQVQNQLPTHRDGIHPTLGDVNRIEGISRSLSELFSFNAHMPISRSVEAYGTATLAHRSTDRIGFIRGPTNINNVPSLHPNGFEPIETFDEMDFQVNGGLRGTMPAGVAWNTYASFGREQVNEGVYDDNNPTFGALSQTSFNQGKIVNAELIGGAKFSKRFTSRALPKPAVLDWGLEYRHDTYQIGAGDYQSWATGPEYTGSNSPGATGYNGFQPSNAGNWSRDIFDGHVGLDIFVTRKWEWTIGGHVVNYSDTTTAPTGSIGTRYNFTKNFSIHANVNTGYRPPTLGAIHYDATTSGPGYTTVNLSQVNEVARLLGAHNPKGEYSRSYSIGLDWKPVRDLQLSLDGYRIDINDRIESTSAFSGPVMASYLAAHGVGDNITYASYMTNVGNTTTNGFTAKISYKFPIKPAYGVLIGSVQANAADTELTRYASTPSILTSLGQTYFSKAAETELLRSSPKNKESFSLNWSKGRYSVFVQEQRYAGVAWLVYQSDPGAYWTHVRPQMITNLEASARVGHGFVITLGANNLFNKYPTRTNRQALKESSGVFAYPMTAPGGYEGGYYYARLGYTF
- a CDS encoding PepSY domain-containing protein; the encoded protein is MRETLRTRLGWLHGWLGYGAGLVLACIFATGSVAMFNMEITRWMQPEVQLATPVPPTALALDAAAHLIAAEQARGVSAFIALPSARSPTLDVLHYNGHEFVGARLDPATGAVIPARITAGGGLFYNFHHTLFLGARVGTVIVNIVGMVLLVAIVSGVVIHIHALVPDIILLRLSAARLRAWLDAHLLAGVLFLPFMVMMAYTGVLVKADMIVPAAPRPAPPVQANAPLPAPVPDMTRLPLAPLLARARASLPGQEPGFILFAPQRVSIFAGDASSAFLTRDHADFSLPEGHPLPVSTTASPIARTMQLMHGLHYARFAPPGLRWLYFISGLCGTAVMASGLVLFVMKRRRHAGHRGAHRLADGLNVTVMAGLPAAMLGFLEGNRLVPATLTGREDWETGIFFTVWALCAVHALFQALRGQAHRAWRAQLGLVGLLGASLPVLDLLCCPAAFRALPGLHMAVDGMGVAAATVALYARYRLGQQGA